One part of the Pieris napi chromosome 4, ilPieNapi1.2, whole genome shotgun sequence genome encodes these proteins:
- the LOC125049104 gene encoding knirps-related protein-like, with the protein MNQKCKVCGEPAAGFHFGAFTCEGCKSFFGRSYNNLNSITECKNNGECVINKKNRTACKACRLRKCLMVGMSKSGSRYGRRSNWFKIHCLLQEQQQAAQTHSPPRVPPSPHHMASPFPPHLFPGKTRPRTKEELALLGLDDYKPNSGSPDSHRSDLSPKLDEKSRITHARPQDRPLTPPRDFVPHPLANMSLPHFPHSPFLPPPPFSPFAHNHPLLFPPGFHPIYSRHLLDHAALRQAENNNDVRIDDHNTESSKRFFLDEILKQQRSVPTPQEDISEAEFVPTPPAERRTSESPLQENPMDLSVKSDGRSSSARRRSDDSEIITPDQDDPESGSDRASASEEEDMSYSQIKRIKLHPLDLTTKV; encoded by the coding sequence TCTTTCTTCGGACGGTCGTACAACAACCTGAACTCCATCACTGAATGCAAGAATAACGGGGAATGTGTCATCAACAAGAAGAACCGGACTGCGTGCAAAGCGTGCCGCCTGCGCAAGTGCCTGATGGTCGGCATGTCCAAGTCTGGCTCTCGATATGGCCGGAGGTCCAACTGGTTCAAGATTCATTGTCTCTTACAAGAGCAACAGCAAGCTGCGCAGACGCATTCTCCTCCTCGAGTGCCACCCTCTCCGCACCATATGGCTTCACCTTTTCCCCCTCATCTCTTCCCAGGTAAGACGAGACCGAGAACAAAAGAAGAACTTGCTCTCCTTGGCTTAGATGACTATAAGCCTAACTCTGGTTCCCCGGATTCACATCGCAGCGATTTATCTCCTAAACTCGATGAGAAGTCTCGTATTACCCATGCCCGCCCTCAAGACAGACCACTCACTCCACCGAGGGATTTTGTTCCCCACCCACTAGCCAATATGTCCTTGCCCCATTTCCCCCACTCACCTTTCCTTCCTCCACCACCCTTTAGCCCGTTTGCGCACAACCACCCCCTTTTATTTCCTCCGGGCTTTCACCCAATATATTCCAGACATTTGCTGGATCATGCCGCGCTAAGACAAGCGGAAAACAACAATGATGTGAGAATCGATGATCACAATACAGAGTCCTCTAAACGATTCTTTTTAGATGAGATTTTAAAACAGCAGCGCTCTGTGCCGACTCCGCAAGAGGATATCTCTGAAGCAGAATTTGTTCCCACACCACCAGCAGAAAGGCGAACTTCTGAATCACCTCTACAAGAGAATCCGATGGACTTGTCAGTGAAATCTGATGGGAGGTCTAGTTCGGCTCGACGGCGGTCCGACGATAGCGAAATAATAACGCCAGACCAAGACGACCCCGAGTCGGGCAGCGACCGGGCCTCGGCCAGCGAGGAAGAAGACATGTCATATTCGCAGATTAAGAGAATCAAACTCCACCCCCTGGATTTAACGACCAAAGTTTGA